The proteins below come from a single Lodderomyces elongisporus chromosome 3, complete sequence genomic window:
- the AOS1 gene encoding E1 ubiquitin-activating protein aos1 → MNQERQLTADEIALYDRQIRLWGMKTQARIRRTKVLVIRLGAVGTECVKNLVLGGINSIEILDDSVVRDVDFASQFFLPNDDAIIGKLKLPLVEDKIKELNPAVHLTINTSQVDPLLTEATYLKQFDVIVASELSKEQIMKLSKTTRELNLPLYVTGMHGTYGYLFVDLIEHISQKTFGESTVSRKANTELTKSKTIVDVKRNQKEKTDLVTIKDVYPPIHEIFTSKNINKDVKKKFMQNYCGPLLATLALLNIPKPTNPEDIIDSELLKTEALKICNNLEIPEKWLEEEEYIRDFSQQAFTEYSPTAAILGGAVAQEVILYLGKEESPVNNVMTLDTLRARMPIYQS, encoded by the exons ATGAATCAAGAAAGACAATTGACAGCAG ATGAAATTGCATTGTATGATCGTCAAATCAGACTATGGGGTATGAAAACACAAGCCCGTATTCGAAGAACAAAAGTCTTGGTGATTCGACTAGGAGCAGTGGGTACTGAATGTGTCAAGAATCTTGTTCTTGGTGGTATAAATTCCATTGAGATTCTTGATGACTCAGTGGTTAGGGATGTTGACTTTGCttctcaattctttttACCAAACGATGATGCTATAATAgggaaattaaaattacCATTAGTCGAGGACAAGATCAAGGAACTCAACCCGGCAGTCCACCTCACAATCAATACGTCACAGGTAGACCCATTATTGACCGAGGCTACTTATCTCAAACAATTTGACGTTATTGTGGCATCGGAACTTTCAAAAGAACAGATAATGAAATTGAGCAAGACCACACGAGAGCTAAATCTTCCACTATATGTTACTGGAATGCATGGCACTTATGGATACTTGTTTGTTGACTTGATAGAACACATTTCACAAAAGACGTTTGGTGAGAGTACAGTTTCTCGAAAGGCAAACACTGAATTGACCAAAAGCAAAAccattgttgatgttaaGCGCAATCAAAAGGAGAAAACAGACCTTGTCACGATAAAAGACGTTTATCCTCCAATACATGAGATTTTCACATCcaaaaacatcaacaaagatgtgaaaaagaagtttaTGCAAAACTATTGCGGTCCGTTGTTGGCAACTTTAGCGCTCCTTAACATTCCTAAACCAACAAACCCAGAAGATATTATAGACCTGGAATTACTCAAAACAGAGGCATTAAAAATTTGTAACAATTTGGAGATACCCGAAAAATGgcttgaagaagaagagtatATACGAGATTTCAGTCAACAAGCATTCACAGAGTATTCGCCAACGGCGGCGATATTGGGAGGAGCAGTTGCTCAGGAGGTTATTCTTTATCTTGGCAAGGAAGAGAGTCCTGTCAATAATGTAATGACTTTGGATACTTTAAGAGCTCGAATGCCAATTTATCAATCGTGA
- the HDA3 gene encoding histone deacetylase, with protein sequence MNLLKILDSTPEPPIIELDLSELNYSGDYYLGTPMYEYQKELTDQIISLHYPDILKFCETNDDKDIVVESVKTCIENCMLVNSHPYLLISHYMPKNLAIKDMPAKIAETSGKFNVLKDLLNTVIASQSTTTKNVGLVSSNNVKLFDLLESLLMLCTGNKSVKRYVGNNIQRESKKASKNGNNGNGNTTSSGAKKNKGPLTQIHLIPADGELQKDSELLESTKFDVLIVVDGHVDTATEFYEKLKIQNQTDQDKPTVTIRLVPLKTVEQITLFYQDEKKNNKPDYLYKIISSVVCLRDHIGNIPPDVFPIYNQKLKYLAPNFFDHLFNENIADYPAWPLPPLPKIQKYTPIDVERSLLTEAHFHYTPYGMNVQFDEPTIPTYYELKRLQSDYVSNPLKNDYNELIGIQLSGHTESFNNNILTHKVLLQLNSAYQLLARAQRELESYERFDSPEMQNRIGRREREMKIAVSNVFDDIGHAQMRIESGNKWVAKKQEQIEQQRLEIKEKETALKKYIEEVEGDEKKEFVKNQLQIWELQSQIKSMIVKMQSKNDEKNYTLREVENSLKSIEDSKEEQEQLKLEIEELNRKEEEMLQDEEKKHTDFKKRKQELVDSINDFERSNDAMEKKLQSAFKFLRDTSHLKKRKVRTATPNK encoded by the coding sequence ATGAATTTATTAAAGATACTTGATAGCACTCCAGAGCCACCCATTATTGAGCTAGATTTGAGCGAGTTAAATTATAGCGGAGACTACTACCTAGGCACACCAATGTATGAGTACCAAAAGGAATTAACCGACCAGATCATTTCGCTCCACTATCCAGATATACTCAAGTTTTGCGAGACCAACGACGACAAggatattgttgttgaatctGTAAAGACGTGCATAGAAAACTGCATGCTTGTAAACTCGCATCcatatttattaattaGCCATTATATGCCGAAAAACCTTGCTATCAAAGATATGCCTGCGAAGATTGCGGAGACAAGTGGGAAATTCAACGTGTTGAAAGATTTGTTAAATACTGTTATTGCAAGTCAAAGCACAACGACAAAAAATGTGGGACTTGTACTGTCCAATAATGTGAAGTTGTTTGACTTGTTAGAGTCCTTGCTTATGCTTTGTACAGGAAACAAAAGCGTTAAACGATATGTGGGCAACAACATCCAACGTGAATCGAAAAAGGCAAGCAAAAATGGGAATAATGGGAACGGGAATACAACGTCAAGTGGGGccaagaagaacaaaggCCCATTGACCCAAATACATTTAATTCCTGCAGATGGCGAGCTTCAAAAGGATAGTGAATTATTGGAGAGTACCAAATTTGATGTATTGATTGTGGTTGATGGCCATGTCGATACAGCCACTGAGTTTTacgaaaaattgaaaatacaAAACCAGACTGATCAGGATAAACCCACTGTGACTATTAGACTTGTACCGCTCAAAACTGTTGAGCAGATAACTTTGTTCTACCaggatgaaaagaaaaacaacaaaccaGATTATTTATACAAGATAATTTCATCTGTTGTTTGTCTAAGAGATCACATTGGTAACATTCCTCCAGATGTGTTTCCCATTTATAATCAAAAGCTTAAATACCTAGCACCCAACTTCTTTGATCATTTGTTCAATGAAAACATTGCTGACTACCCTGCATGGCCCCTACCACCCTTAcccaaaattcaaaaatacACTCCTATTGATGTTGAGCGATCTTTACTAACCGAAGCACACTTTCATTACACACCGTATGGAATGAATGTTCAATTCGACGAGCCAACTATCCCTACTTACTATGAACTCAAGAGATTACAGCTGGACTATGTAAGCAACCCATTGAAGAACGATTACAATGAGTTGATTGGGATTCAGTTATCGGGACACACAGAACTgtttaacaacaacatcttGACACACAAGGTTTTGTTACAGTTAAATAGTGCATACCAATTGCTTGCACGTGCACAGCGGGAGTTGGAGTCATATGAGCGGTTCGACTCACCTGAGATGCAAAATAGAATTGGTCgaagagagagggagatgAAGATTGCAGTATCTAATGTTTTTGATGATATAGGCCATGCTCAAATGAGAATTGAGAGTGGAAATAAATGGGTTGCAAAAAAGCAAGAGCAAATTGAGCAGCAAAGACTCGAAAtcaaggaaaaagaaaccgCATTGAAGAAATACATCGAAGAAGTTGAAGGcgatgaaaaaaaggaatttgTAAAGAATCAGCTACAGATATGGGAATTGCAGTCACAAATCAAGAGTATGATTGTTAAAATGCAATCGAAGAACGATGAGAAAAATTATACTTTGAGGGAAGTTGAGAATAGTCTCAAGTCTATTGAAGactcaaaagaagaacaagaacaattgaaattagaaattgaagaactAAATCgcaaggaagaagagatgcttcaagatgaagagaagaaacatACCGActtcaaaaaaaggaaacaggAGCTTGTTGATTCAATTaatgattttgaaagaTCAAACGATGCgatggaaaagaaacttCAATCGGCATTCAAGTTTCTTAGGGACACTTctcatttgaaaaaacgaaaagtacgaacagcaacaccaaataaataa
- a CDS encoding uncharacterized protein (BUSCO:EOG09262CXO), producing the protein MEFEDIPTINDIPVPDEDEQVKEELQRLGQPVFINGEDDDGRRERLKNLLNHDNGQGELIDEDDEDEEFYTPGPEVLYNTRLRILRDALSKASDRLKLQRQIVKENPEFIKVLKFRRDINSKLSLIELYGSQVIPDITRAISSVKFSNQSDLIACGSWDGSIHVLNSTDLNPVTKLSTGHIEKVGSLDWRPDTEENILLSGGNDGNIRMWGINANTPTTNPLSTLTEAHTDRITSTMFHPINDLAISTSFDQTWKLWDLTKQTELYQQEGHSKGIFCGSVHPDGSLFLSGGLDGIIYVWDLRSGRALMPLQKHMQGIYGLDWSPNGHEFASASGDCSVKIWDMRKLDHSGKELHTIPAHTKLVSNVKFFRKSTKDVQTNNGTFLVTSSYDGIVNVWSADNWVKVNTLKGHGDKVMSCDIGVIDDHFTIVSSGWDRSVKLWKNN; encoded by the coding sequence ATGGAGTTTGAAGATATTCCTACTATAAATGATATTCCTGTGCCAGATGAGGATGAACAAGTCAAAGAAGAGTTGCAGCGACTAGGTCAACCTGTCTTTATAAACGGAGAAGATGACGATGGTCGACgagaaagattgaaaaacttgCTTAACCACGATAACGGACAAGGTGAACTAatagatgaagatgacgaagatgaagagTTTTACACACCAGGACCAGAAGTGTTATACAACACACGACTTCGAATACTTCGCGATGCACTAAGCAAAGCATCTGATCGGCTTAAACTCCAGCGCCAAATTGTTAAAGAGAATCCTGAGTTTATCAAAGTTCTTAAATTTAGGCGAGATATCAATTCTAAACTATCTTTGATTGAATTGTATGGATCGCAGGTCATTCCAGACATCACTAGAGCTATATCAAGTGTCAAGTTTTCCAACCAATCAGACTTGATCGCATGTGGATCCTGGGATGGATCGATCCATGTTTTGAACAGTACAGACTTGAATCCAGTTACGAAACTTTCTACGGGCCATATAGAAAAAGTTGGATCGCTTGATTGGAGACCTGATACTGAGGAGAACATACTTTTATCGGGAGGCAACGATGGTAATATACGGATGTGGGGCATTAATGCTAATACTCCAACTACAAACCCACTTTCAACACTTACAGAAGCACACACGGATCGAATTACAAGTACAATGTTCCATCCAATAAATGATCTTGCCATTTCCACATCTTTTGACCAAACATGGAAATTATGGGATCTCACAAAACAAACCGAGCTATATCAACAAGAAGGACATTCAAAAGGGATATTTTGTGGATCAGTTCACCCAGATGGTTCATTATTCCTCTCTGGTGGATTAGATGGAATAATCTACGTATGGGATCTACGTTCAGGAAGAGCATTGATGCCACTACAAAAACATATGCAAGGAATATATGGATTAGATTGGTCGCCAAACGGACACGAGTTTGCAAGTGCTTCTGGTGACTGTTCGGTTAAGATTTGGGATATGAGGAAATTAGACCATAGCGGTAAAGAGTTGCATACAATTCCTGCACACACAAAACTAGTGAGCAATGTCAAATTCTTCAGAAAAAGCACAAAAGATGTACAGACTAATAATGGCACATTCCTCGTCACTAGTTCATACGATGGAATTGTTAATGTTTGGTCTGCAGATAATTGGGTTAAAGTCAACACACTAAAGGGACACGGGGATAAAGTCATGAGTTGCGATATTGGGGTTATTGATGATCATTTCACAATCGTTAGTAGCGGATGGGACAGAAGTGTCAAATTGTGGAAAAATAATTGa